The nucleotide window CCAGCCGTCAGTTGACTATTTTAATCACTTTTCAATTTCTTGCTCACGTGCGAACGCCGCACCGCCCGGACAAACTACACCAATTTCTTCCGACCCCATCAACAATGATACTTATCGCtaatatatacatatttttatattcAGTCTTCAATTAGTGACAACATAGTTTGAAATTACAACTTTTGTGATAAATTTCAAAGCAGAAAGATTTGAAATTTTAAACCAACTGCAGAGGTCTTATTAAAAAAATACATGTTAAAGTTATAGTAGTTTTAAGTTTTAACAACAAATCTTATATGACTttttaacaaaacaaaactaaatgATCTTCTCTTTCTAACTTTATATAATTTTTTACCACAAGATTTTGATGCTTATTATAGGGTAGTAACTACATATAAAGCCACACAAATTGTATAATACAACTAGCTACGAAATTAAATAACACTACATTATAGGGACATCCTGAGAAGAGCTGGGATTTCAGCTAAGAAAGAGGCTCCTGTGAATTTTCTTACGGACCccatggaagggagatctactctgCGACCAGCAGATCTGCTCGTTTTTGGTTGGGCTAGGAGGAAACACGCTTGTGTTGAGCTCACGGGGGTTTCCCCTCTGGTTGGCTTAAGGGAAAACGGGTTTGTAGCTGGTCAAGCAGCAAGAAAGGCAGAATCGAAGAAAGTTGACAAGCACGCTAAAGCTTGTGCAGAGAACCAACATGTTTTTGTCCCTTTTGCCTTTGACACATTTGGCTCTCTAGCGCCAGAAGCTATCCAATTCCTGACCAGGGTCCAACGGGTCATCCACAACAATTGCTCGGCACCAAGGGGACGAGATTTTGTCTTTGGCAGATTATGGTTTGCCATTCAGAAAGGGGTGGCGGCgtagcttgttgcccgtctaccttttGTTTTAATGTAACTTGGCAAATATGAATGAAAAatattttctgtttaaaaaaaaaaaattacattacaATAGTTAATATACCAAACTAACACTCCATGACATATACGTTGATAAATGAACATTCGGACATATAAAGTTAACATTTGCTTATCCTTATAAAAAATAAACATACGCCATATGAGGGGCGGACCTAACTGTCTGTCTGGGTGGGTGGGCAGGTGCGCTctatgaaaaaaaatattttagtatattttttaggtAAAAAACTCGACTGCACCTCTTGAAAATATGTTTGAACCACTCATCCGTACCCTAACTAATAATTTTTAGGTCCGCCACTGAACATATTCACCAATCAAATTAAAATCTTGAAATATATATGTAGCGTATACAATAAGTTAAAACATTCAAATAAATTAGCTAGTTTAAGAGAATCGTTTTATCATTTTACTAAACCAACATATTTTAAAAGTGAAGGATCCACCACAATTAAAGCGTTTACAAAAAAGTTAGATAGAGTCAAAGTTCGTCTTATACAAGTTGCAGACGAAACTTCCATCTGAAACACACACTGCCACGTGGATTAACAATGACGCATGACCTTACGCACTTTTGCCAAAATCTGATTTCACAAACACACACTTGACTTTACATTcacacacgtataaaaaagtCAAAGGTTTGGTCCTTACGACTCTCCGGCTCTTTTCTTCCTTATATACCCTCATCGCTTCCAACTTCAAAAGACTCTTGAAATCACATCACATTTTGCTTTATGGGTTTGGGACCAACATTGGATACCTCTGAACCACTCGTCTTACTGAACCAGACCACAAGGTGGAACCCTTTTGCGATGGTACCCGCTGATTCTCACCGGAAGGTGCTGGCTGAGATGGATCTTTTTTCCAATCATGAAAACAAGGTTGCTGCTATCAAGAAGGAGAATTTTCATGTGAATGAACATGATGATATCAACGTTAGTAGTTAGTTGTTAACTCATTCATTTTAATACCAtttacttgcttgcttgcttattaattaattaatttttatctAATATACAGACGGGTTTGAACCTGGTTACACATGATCGATCGTCGATGGGTGATGGGATTTCATCAACCGAGGATGAAAATCCAACTACTAATAAGGTAAACTTATATattatgtacctgcacaaaattAATGAATAAATCAAATTTATTCAAAAGGTTTACCTTTGCAATTTTAATGAGatgatttataataataaaaaaagaatcAAATTTATTAAATCGTAACCTTTTACCAAGATGTTCCTGGTCAGACTTTAATATCTTTATCTTTATTCAAAGATTATTGCAAATATTTTATGTTATTGAATTTtgaagttttatttatttagttatatGTTGTTGTTACTTAGGTTTAGcttaatttatgttatgttaaTTTTGATCAGCTGGCAAAAATGCAAAATGAATTACAAAAAATGAACATGGAGAACCTAAAGCTTAAAGAGATGTATATAGAGGTTAGCAACAACTACAACGCGTTGCAAATGGAACTGGTGACGCTAatgcaacagcagcagcaggaaCAACACACCTTGAGAAATGCAAGCCTTgatcaacaagctgctccaaaaCAGTTGTTGGAATTGACGTCTCGTGATTCTTCCTCAGAAGAAAAGACCCTGTCCGCTTCAAAGAATGTTGTTGCGGCCCGTGAGGATACCCCCGATTCAGATGCCTGGACGTCTAATAAAGCTCCCAAATTGACTGTCCCTGAAAACACTGACGAAGCAACAATGCGTAAAGTTCGTGTTTCAGTTCGCGCACGTTCAGAAGCATCGATGGTAATTAATTTACTTCTTTTCATCAATTATACATACTTGATCATTTCAAACTTTAGAATTTAGACTAGTTTATAAACTTTCTGTTATATAATTAATTATTTGTAGTCACATGCTtatatatgtttttatttatGTTTGCAGATAAGTGATGGATGTCAATGGCGCAAATACGGGCAGAAAATGGCGAAAGGGAACCCGTGTCCACGGGCATACTATCGTTGCACAATGGCTGTGGGATGCCCAGTTCGGAAACAAGTTCAAAGATTGGCGGAGGATCAGACCATTTTGGTAACCACTTATGAAGGGACTCACAGCCATCCTCTCCCACCAGCAGCAGTAGCAATGGCCTCCACCACCTCTGCCGCAGCTACCATGCTGCTCTCAGGTTCCATGTCCAGTGCAGAACACGGCTTCATGAACCCGAACCTTTTGGCTCAGGCGATTCGACCAAGCTCCTCAAGTATAGCCACCATATCGGCATCAGCACCATTTCCAACTGTTACACTAGACCTTACCCACCCTCCAAATAACTTCCAGAAGGTTAACTCAACCGCGTTTGAGGGCCATCCATCGTCACAATATATCCCATCCGCGGCTGCAATGCCGTTGCAAGCGTTTCACCCGGGAATGTACAACCAATCAAGATTCGCAGGATTTCAGCTATCTCATGACAAAGTCTCGAACCAATTAATACCGCACCAAATAGCGCCACCACAACATCAGTCTCAGCAGCCGCAAACAGCATTTGCGAATTCGCTCAGTGCCATCACGTCTGATCCAAACTTTACAGCAGCCTTAGCTGCAGCAATCACATCCATTATGGGCGGCAACAACGCTAACAATgagagcaacaacaacaacacacaTTAGAAATAGAAGCTGCTAAtattcttttcttcttttcatcacCATTTTTTCGTATCTAGGAAATACGTACGTTACCAGCTATTATATTCGTAGGAGGTGGAGGTACAAATATACGCTAGTTTATTGGCTACATTGTCATAAAATGTACGTGTAATTTCGTTCGTTGTTGTATTAATAAATATTTATTTGATATTCAAGTGGATATTTTAGTTTTTGGTTCGATCTAGGCAACTTCATCATTGCTTTAATTTTCTACGATGTTGACTTTGAATATCATAACTTTTgaaattaagtatttttttattttttttcttacgTGCACGTACCTTCATCATGACGAAGGTTCTTCCTGATCGTGGATACAAGTTATATAGCTTATGACACAAGAAAACTATCGATGAAAGGTTTTAAACGAGTATATACTATATACTTAAATTCTAGCTAGCTAGCTTTATATATTTGGTTAAATTAGTCTAGGAATAAACATGTGTGTACAATTATCAATTAAACAATTTGCTTATGAGCTAAGTTTGTAAGTATaagaacttaaaaaaaaaaaaaaatacacaacaAATTCATGTAAACTGTGGGTTTAAAATTTACGACTCATTTACATATTTTAATATTGTCTATAAAAGATTACACTATGGTGTGGGAGGGCATAAGGATGGGGCATTAAGCGCCATATGGCAGCCATGTCATCAAGGGTGGTAAAAAAGCATGGGTGGTGTTAGGTGTGGAAAGGGCCCCaccttttatataaaaaaaccttacTAATCACAAACCTCCTACGATAAAACCACCAATCAACTCGCGTCACATTACCAACAAAATTGCCCTCCACGCCAGCAACACCCCAATCGTCTTCTCGAATCAATGACGTCCAACTTAAACATTTATACCATTATTTTTAACTATAATATAAtgtggttatatatatatatatatataggggaccgctaaaatgaaaaccacctccagttgtaagaactgtgtgaaccactttctagccattagatcaagatgatgaagggatgagattaaaagtattaaaaaataatattaagtattttttgtcttattatgtctttaatattttaattgaaaagggtatttaagtaaaattaccttttttgtctttttatatatattatatttaattgcctttttgtcctattcattaattacttttaattacttttattttttaaacataatttctttattaaaaacatttttaaattcagatttttttaaaagatttttatactttttacaatttacgttttatgcttttttgacgcgccgtttttaacgccgttttttgaCTCGAACAAAAGCTGAGTTGACTGATTCCGCTGTACCAGAAATAACCAAACTGAACATGAAAATCGACCCAAACCGACCGTTCCGCGAACTTGAATTTGACTTTGCTGACCTGAACCCATAACCAATCTAACCCGACTCGATGAACCATTACCGAACCAAGCTTGACCCAAACAATCTATGGCCGATTGCCGGCGGACTTCGAACCGAGTCTGTTGACAGTTGTTAACCGACCCGAAATCTGACTCGCTAACTCGACAGCCCGAACCGAACATGAACCCGAAGCAATagacatcatcatcttcaacatcaaaAATCAGGAGAGATATGATGAGAGATTGTGGTGGTTGTAGATGCTCAACTCCAAATTCCTAATTTAATCACAGTAAGTTTATGTACAGAAAACCCCAAATTAATAGCTCAACATGTCAACAAGCATATGTAGTCTACACTAACAGTTTGTCTCCTCTTATGTATACTTTTCATGCCAAAAATCAACATTACAAAGAATGAAAATATAATCAGAGGTGGACATACTCGTGACTGAAGAAGTATGTGTGTGTTGTTTATTGCTGCCTCTTTCCTGCTCCGAGACCCAACACCCAGAATTGAACCCGAAAAAGATCAATCACCTTACTATCGTCATTCAAGAACCCGTCACTGAACTGTGTCACCGCCCTGTTTTCTTGTCGAACCGAACTTGAACCGAGTGAACCGTAACCGAACTATGTCGAACCGAAAATGAACCAAGATCCGAGCCGAAACTGAACTTGGCAAACCCGAACCCAAACCGAGAATCGCACCAGATCTGACCGTTGACCAACTGTTCACAGAACTGAAAACTTTGACATGTGCTCGAAATGGAACCAAATTTCGAACCAGCTAACCCACTACATCCAAAGTTTTCCCTGAACCAAGCTGAGCGAGACCTAAACTGTGCCAAAATGGACCGAACCAACCACCACCGTTACCTTCAACACCATTATCAATCATCTTCTACAAACAACAGATCATCATCACTCATCAACAGTCGGAACCGGCGACAATAACCACCACTGTCGTCTGAAACGAAGATGAAATGAAACAAAAGAAGTTTTTAGAAGTAGAAAAGATCTACTGATCTGAAAAGGGAGAGAAGTGTGGGTGCACTTACCGGAGGAAATCCACCGTTCAAAATCCCCAACGGCCGCCGCTGCTAAACCGACGCCGGTCCGTCGTGCCGTTCCCACTCCCTTGCTTTCCTCTCTTtccttatctctctctctcttcgccGGACCACCACTCACGGTGGCCGCTACCACAGTCGTCTTCGTCTTCCGTCTCGATCCTCAATCTCTCTCTTCGTCTCGTTGCCGGAAGGAACCAGGGTGGGGGTGTGGTGTGTGAACCAGAAACATGAGAGGGGGGGGTCGCGTGTGTGATTGTAGCTGTAAAACGAGGACACAGCAGTGGCCGGTATATGGCCGACGCTGGTTGCTGGTCCCCTGGTTGCCATGATCGGACATTGGAGAAGAAAGGGGACTGTTTGGGTTGTAaatgatggatggatggatgaATTTGAAGGAGAAATGAAGAGAGAGGAAAGAGACGGTATAAAAGATGGATGGATGACTTTTCTGTGGCatttaatgaagagagagtgtgATAGATTAGACATTTGGGGTAAAAGACCAAAACACCCTTTTAGTTGGCATAATAtgattggttgaaaggggttctcgcggttcttacaactggaggtggtttctattttagcggctccctatatatatatatatatatggttcttGCGATTCTATACTGAAAATTGGTTGTCTCATAAACATCCCCCTATACTAATAATCTAATGTGACATGTATATAGTATGTAAATATGTACAATGACTACAAATATCTTGAACCATCGAGAGTCCACCTTTGTAACTATCAGGTTTTGTAGGCCTTGTGGATGGGTTTGGGGTAGCCTGATTAGTCTCTTTTATATATGTCATGCATTTGTAATTAAAATTAAACCTCAATAAAAATAACCTAGTTGTCACTTGTGGACGTAGGTCAGTTTAGACCGAATCACGTCAATCCAtgtattctacaaagttacccttTTGTTaatgtgtgtgtgtgcgcgcTCGATCCTAATGGTGAGCTCGTTGAGTTGTTGTTTGTGCTTTGTAAATATAACACATGTTAGGCTTCCAGACTTGTACAATAGTCCAGTGTTTGTAGCCCAGTTGCAAGCCCACATTTATATGAGTTTTATCTTGATATGTAGTAATGCGAGAATACTAATAGAAACTTATTTCAGGCAGAATTAGCACAAAAATTTAGGGGTATCCCAATTAATTATTTTTAGACcaggggtatcctttgtataacaGAGACAAAGTTAAGAGGTATTTTTACACTATGAAAACggagttaaggggtatttttacactacggagacgGAGTTGAGGGGTAGCACTACTATCATTCTAAGTCCGCCCCTGTCTATAGACATCAGGGCTACCAATATCATGCATATGACCAATGTTAAAAAATTCAACTAATACTTGTAATATGAAAAAGCTTGAATATATCAAAtacaatttaattaatatttaaggATATTTGCATTTATATCTAAAACCAAGTAAAAAATAAGAAAGGCACCTTTAAACAGCAGGTGTGTGTTTTAAACTAACCAGAATTTCATACTCTCCTCTTAAATTACCATATCCATCGTTTTGAAAAACGGCCGGTTCAACCGAGCGGGCCTCGGCTTGGTATGCATCCACTGGACTGCATGGGAGCGAGCCGCCTAGCTATGGTTGAACTATTGGACGGGTGGTTATGGtcagtggcggaaccagaacgatttagttagggggtcatcataagcttatattctatactggttcaaattagggggtccatctctaagtttgttcttaaaaaactcaaaatttataaataaaaattcaaaaagttttGGTGACCGGAGGGTCAACGGACCCTCTTGACCCCCCTCTGGTTCCGCCCCTGGTTATGGTTGATTTTGTGTCCCCGGCCAAAAGACATGGTGTGGTGGTAATGTGTCTTCTCGTTATGCTTGAGGTGAAGGATTCAAATCATGCAAGATGCAAATATGGGTGTATATTTAGGAGTACGTTAGTTtgacattcaaaaacaaaaaaccaAGCAAAATTTCAAATATAAGAAATTATATGTAACAAAAAGTAAGTACAAAACAACGCAGAGGTAATAAATATGGGTTAATAGAATTAACTAGAAAAAGGTAAATGTTAATATAGTTGtgataaaagacacaattagaTTTATAACCAACAATAAATAtcaaattatatattatatattcaATATATATAAGATTAACAAGAAAGTTATTTGAGGGAGGAGGGGGTGTTTTCACATGACATTATTTGAAATTGTTTATCATAAAATAGAAGATGGAATTattaaagtttgaaataaaacaaCGGTAATATTGTCACATATAGTTAGTTGTTTCTGATGAGATTAATAAAAAATACAGCGAATGTGAAATGCCCGAATGCTTCCTACGCATTTTTAGTCCCCGCCTTTCTAAGATTACGTCTCCCCTTAGTTTGATTGATAGCTTGTTACTTGAATAGTCCTCTAAGTTGATGAACATTAGTTTTTCGAGTTAAGTTAATAACTAGTAAAGAGCCAGTTTGGACTTTGGGGCTTGTTTTGTTTCTAGT belongs to Helianthus annuus cultivar XRQ/B chromosome 5, HanXRQr2.0-SUNRISE, whole genome shotgun sequence and includes:
- the LOC110939612 gene encoding WRKY transcription factor 6; translation: MGLGPTLDTSEPLVLLNQTTRWNPFAMVPADSHRKVLAEMDLFSNHENKVAAIKKENFHVNEHDDINTGLNLVTHDRSSMGDGISSTEDENPTTNKLAKMQNELQKMNMENLKLKEMYIEVSNNYNALQMELVTLMQQQQQEQHTLRNASLDQQAAPKQLLELTSRDSSSEEKTLSASKNVVAAREDTPDSDAWTSNKAPKLTVPENTDEATMRKVRVSVRARSEASMISDGCQWRKYGQKMAKGNPCPRAYYRCTMAVGCPVRKQVQRLAEDQTILVTTYEGTHSHPLPPAAVAMASTTSAAATMLLSGSMSSAEHGFMNPNLLAQAIRPSSSSIATISASAPFPTVTLDLTHPPNNFQKVNSTAFEGHPSSQYIPSAAAMPLQAFHPGMYNQSRFAGFQLSHDKVSNQLIPHQIAPPQHQSQQPQTAFANSLSAITSDPNFTAALAAAITSIMGGNNANNESNNNNTH